The Mercenaria mercenaria strain notata chromosome 8, MADL_Memer_1, whole genome shotgun sequence genome has a segment encoding these proteins:
- the LOC123565405 gene encoding tigger transposable element-derived protein 4-like — protein MADTKKKRVVLTLEEKINAIKLMDRGTPAYKIAQYLAVGKTQIQNLRKRKQELLDDYENNVPLQSERRRYLTGNEEINELSWFKDAVSRRINVTGPLIQTKALDFAKSLGNTDFKASNGWLGSFIKRNNIVYGTMSGERGDVKEDCVNDWKRKLPTLCEGYHEKDIMNMDETGLFYRDTMRNTFHFKGNDCAGGKRSKERITVALCIVDGRTNNQFNT, from the coding sequence ATGGCTGACACAAAGAAAAAACGAGTTGTCTTGACATTAGAAGAGAAAATAAACGCGATTAAACTTATGGATCGGGGGACGCCGGCATACAAAATTGCTCAGTATTTAGCTGTTGGCAAGACACAAATACAAAACTTAAGAAAACGTAAACAGGAGTTATTGGATGACTACGAAAACAATGTTCCCCTCCAGTCAGAGCGGCGACGATACTTGACAGGAAATGAAGAAATTAATGAATTATCGTGGTTCAAGGACGCTGTTTCGCGACGAATAAATGTTACTGGTCCACTGATACAGACTAAAGCTCTTGATTTTGCCAAAAGTCTAGGAAATACAGATTTCAAAGCATCAAATGGATGGCTTGGGAGTTTTATTAAACGTAACAATATTGTTTACGGAACTATGAGTGGTGAACGTGGTGACGTTAAAGAGGACTGTGTTAATGATTGGAAAAGAAAGTTGCCCACACTTTGTGAGGGTTATCATGAAAAGGACATAATGAACATGGACGAAACTGGGCTTTTTTACAGAGATACTATGCGTAACACATTTCACTTTAAAGGGAATGATTGTGCTGGAGGCAAACGTTCAAAGGAGAGAATAACTGTTGCATTGTGCATAGTTGACGGACGTACAAATAACCAATTCAATACTTGA